The nucleotide sequence TACAATCATCTTCTGTTACGACTAAATCTTGTGCAACATCTACCAATCTTCTAGTTAGATATCCAGAGTTAGCTGTTTTCAACGCTGTATCTGCTAGTCCCTTTCTAGCTCCATGAGTAGAAATAAAATATTGCAAAACATTTAATCCTTCTCTGAAGTTTGCTGTTATTGGTGTTTCAATTATTGATCCATCTGGTTTTGCCATTAAACCTCTCATACCAGCTAATTGTCTAATTTGTGCTGCTGAACCTCTAGCTCCAGAGTCAGCCATCATAAATATGCTATTAAAAGAAGTTTGTTTTTTTTCTATATTTTTTCTATTTTTTACTTTTTCTATAGATATATTTTCCATCATCGCTTTAGCTACTTTTTCATTTGCTGACGTCCATATATCAATAACTTTATTGTATCTTTCATTATTAGTTACTAATCCAGATTGGAATTGTTCTTGTATTTCTGTGACTTCTTGTTCAGCTTCTAATATAATTTTTTGTTTTTTGTTAGGAATAATCATATCATCTATACCTACAGATGATCCTGATTTTGCAGCATAATTAAAACCTGTATACATTATATTATCTGCAAATTTAACAGTATATTTTAACCCCAATATTCTATAACACATATTAATCATTTGAGAAACACTTTTTTTACCTAAAGTTTTGTTAACAATTTTATATGGTAATCCTTTAGGAACTATTTTCCATAAAATTGCTCTACCTATAGTAGTTTTAACTAATTTTGTTTTTTTTATGTAATTTTTATTAATATTTAACTTATATTCATTAATTCTAACTTTAACTTTTGCATGTAATTCAGCTATATTAGAAAAATAAACTTTTTCAGCTTCCTCTGAGTTTCTTAAGATCATTCCTTCTCCCACAGCATTTATCTTTTTTCTAGTCATGTAATATAATCCTAATATCACATCTTGAGAAGGAACTATGATAGGTTCTCCATTAGCAGGAGATAAAATATTATTAGTAGACATCATTAAAGATTTAGCTTCTAATTGTGATTTTTTTGTTAATGGTATATGAACAGCCATTTGATCACCATCAAAATCTGCATTATAAGCAGCACATACTAGAGGATGTAATTGAATAGCTTTTCCTTCAATTAATATTGGTTCAAAAGCTTGTATTCCTAATCTATGTAAAGTAGGAGCTCTATTTAATAACACAGGATGATTAGAAATAACTTCTTCTAAAACATCCCATACTATGTTTTCTTCACGATCTACCATTCTTTTTGCTGATTTTATTGTAGTTGCTAATCCTTTGTTTTCTAGTTTTCCGAATATGAATGGTTTGAATAGTTCTAGCGCCATTTTTTTTGGTAAACCACATTGATTTAGTTTAAGATATGGACCGACTGTAATAACTGATCTTCCTGAATAATCAACTCTTTTTCCCAATAAATTTTGTCTAAATCTTCCTTGTTTTCCCTTAATCATATCAGCTAATGATTTTAAAGGTCTTTTGTTAGAACCTGTAATTGCTCTACCTCTTCTACCATTATCTAATAATGCGTCTACTGCTTCTTGTAACATTCTTTTTTCATTTCTAACTATTATGTCTGGAGCAGATAAATCTAAAAGTCTTTTTAATCTGTTGTTTCTGTTTATAACTCTTCTGTATAAATCATTTAAATCAGAAGTTGCAAATCTACCACCATCTAATGGAACTAATGGTCTTAAGTCTGGAGGTAATATAGGTAATACTGTTAAAATCATCCATTCTGGTTTATTTTCAGATTGTATAAATGATTCTAATATTTTAATTCTTTTTGTTATTTTCTTTTTTTTAGTTTCAGAATTAATATTATTTAATTCTTCTTTTAACATTTTGCATTCATTAACTAAATTAATATCTTTTAGTAATAATTGTATAGCTTCAGCACCCATTTTAGCATCAAACTCTTCTCCAAATTCTTCTAGAGCATCTAAATATTGTTCTTCAGTTAAAATTTGTTTTTTTTCTAAACTACTAGTATTTTCATCAATCACTACATAAGATTCAAAATATAAAATTCTTTCAATATCTCTTAAAGGCATATCTAATAATAAACCTATTCTTGACGGTAATGATTTCAAAAACCATATATGAGCTGTAGGAGAAGCTAATTCTATGTGACCCATTCTATCTCTTCTTACTTTAGTTTGTGTAACTTCAACACCACATTTTTCACATATGACTCCTCTATGTTTTAATCTTTTATATTTTCCACATAAACATTCATAATCTTTTATAGGGCCAAAAATACGAGAGCAAAAAAGACCATCTCTTTCGGGTTTAAATGTACGATAATTTATTGTTTCTGGTTTTTTTACTTCACCAAACGACCACGATCTAATCATATCCGGAGATGCTAAAGCTATTTTAATAGAATTAAATTCTTCAATTCTGTTATTTACCTTTACATTTGTTTTTTTCACATGTTTGTCCTGCTGTTAGAATGAAAAAATTTTAATATTTAATTTAATTGTGATAATAATTAAAGTCATCAATCTTCTAATTCTATATTTATGCCTAATGAACGAATTTCCTTCAAAAGAACATTAAATGATTCAGGCATTCCTGGCTCCATTCTGTGATTACCATCTACAATATTTTTATACATTTTAGTTCTTCCACTAACATCATCAGATTTTACAGTTAACATTTCTTGTAAAGAATAAGCAGCTCCGTAAGCTTCCAAAGCCCATACTTCCATTTCACCAAATCTTTGACCTCCGAATTGTGCTTTACCTCCTAATGGTTGTTGTGTTACTAAACTATAAGAACCAGTAGATCTAGCATGCATTTTATCATCAATTAAATGATTTAATTTTAACATATACATATAACCAACTGTTACTAATCTTTCAAAAGGTTCACCAGTTCTTCCATCGAATAATTTTATTTGACCTGATGTTGGTAAATTGCTAAGTTTTAATAATTTTTTTATTTCTTTTTCTTTAGCTCCATCAAACACTGGTGTAGAAATTGGAAGACCATCTTTTAAATTTTGAGCTAATTCATATATTTCTGTTTTTGAAAAATTATTCAAATTTACTTTTTGTCTGATATTGTCTCCTAAATCATATGCTTTTTGCATAAATTTTTTTAACTTGAAAAAGTTTTTTTGTTTTTTTAATATATGATTTATTTTATTACCAATTCCTTTTGCTGCCATACCTAGATGAGTTTCTAAAATTTGACCTATGTTCATTCTTGAAGGAACTCCTAAAGGATTTAAAACTATATCTACAGGTATTCCATTTTCATCATATGGCATATCTTCAACTGGATTTATTTTAGAAATAACACCTTTATTTCCATGACGTCCAGCCATTTTATCACCAGTTTGTATTTGACGTTTAACTGCCAAATAAACTTTAACTATTTTTAATATACCAGGAGACAAATCATCACCTTGAGTGATTTTGTTTTTTTTTATTTTTATTTTCTTTTCAAATATTTTTTTTAATTTGGAGTGTTTTCTTTGAAATTCTATTAATATTTTTTTATCTTTTTTATTATTTAACTTGTATTGCAATAGTTCTTTTTTACGAATATTATTAATTAATTTTTCATTTATATTAAGTGATATTAAAAAATTTTTAATATTATAAAATATAACTTCTTCTAAAATTTTAAATTCTTCAAATAAATCTTTATCTATTTGTTTTAATTTCATATTTTCTATTTCTATAGTTCTTTTATCTTTTTTAACTCCTTCTCTAGTAAAAATTTGAACATCTATCACTGTACCATATACTCCATTAGGTACTCTTAAAGATGAATCTTTAACGTCTGATGCTTTTTCACCAAAAATAGCACGTAACAACTTTTCCTCTGGAGTAAGTTGTGTTTCACCTTTAGGTGTCACTTTGCCTACTAATATATCTCCACCTTTTATTTCTGCACCAATATAAACAATTCCAGATTCATCTAATTTTGATAAAGCATGTTCTCCTACATTTGGGATATCAGATGTAATTTCTTCTGCACCTAATTTAGTATCTCTTGAAATACATAATAATTCTTGAATATGTATAGTAGTAAATCTATCATCTTGAACTATTTTTTCTGAAATTAAAATAGAATCTTCAAAGTTATATCCATTCCATGGCATAAAAGCTACTCTCATGTTTTGTCCTAAAGCTAATTCTCCTAAATCAGTAGATGGTCCATCAGCTAAAACATCATTTTTTTTTATTTGATCATTTAATGATACACATGGTCTTTGATTAATACATGTATTTTGATTTGATCTAGTATATTTTGTCAGGTTGTATATATCTATTTCGAAATCTTCATTTTTTATTTCTTTTTTATCTACTTTAATAACAATTTTTGAAGAATCCATGAATTGTACAACACCACTTCTTTTTGCTATAACAGTTACTCCTGAATCTATAGCAACAGATCTTTCCATACCTGTACCAACTAAAGGTTTTTCTGATTTAATAGTAGGCACAGCTTGTCTTTGCATATTAGATCCCATTAAAGCACGATTAGCATCATCATGTTCTAAAAAAGGAATCAAGGAAGCTCCTACAGATACTATTTGTTGAGTAGAAACATCCATATAATTTACTAATTTTTTATGAAATAATCTAGATTCTCCTTTATGTCTACATATAACTAAATCTTCTAAAAAATGTCCATTTTTATTTATTTTTGTATTAGCCTGTGCAATAATATATTTATTTTCTTCTATTGCTGACAAATATTTTATATCATTACTAACTATACTATTAAAAACTTTTCTGTATGGTGTTTCTAGAAAACCATATTTATTTGTTTGAGCATATACAGATAATGAATTAATTAATCCAATATTAGGACCTTCAGGAGTTTCTATGGGACATACTCTTCCATAATGAGTTGGATGTACATCTCTTACTTCAAATCCAGCTCTTTCTCTAGTTAATCCACCTACACCTAATGCAGATATCCTTCTTTTATGTGTTATTTCTGCAAGTGGATTATTTTGATCCATAAACTGTGATAATTGACTTGAATTAAAAAATTCTTTTATAGAGGAAGAAATAGGTTTTGCATTTATCATATCTTGAGGAGTTAATGAATCTATATCTACAGAAGATAATTTTTCTTTAACAGCTCTTTCTACTCTTATCAGTCCTACTCTAAATTGATTTTCAGTCATTTCTCCAACTGATCTAATTCTTCTATTTCCTAAATGATCTATATCATCTATTTCTCCTTTGCCATTTCTTATGTTTATTAATTTTTTAATAACATTTATAATATCTTTGTTATTTAAAACACCTGATCCATATTTTGTATTTTTATTTAAAGAACTATTAAATTTCATTCTTCCTACAGGAGATAAATCATACTTTTCTACTGAAAAAAACAAATTATTAAATAAATTTTCCGATGCTTCTTTAGTTGGAGGTTCACCAGGACGCATCATTCTATAAATTTCAAATAATGAACCGATATAATCATTGGTTACATCTATTTTCAAAGTATCAGATATGTAAGATCCACAATCTATATCATTAGTAATAATTATTTCTATATTATTAATTTTTTTTTTCTTTATCTTTTTTATAATTTCTTGAGATATTTCTGTATTTGCTAAAAAAATACATTCTTTATTTTTTATGTCGAAATAATCTTTAGCAATAGTTTTACCAATTAAATATTCTATAGGTAATGTTATTTCTTTTATTTTATCTTTATATAAACGACGTATATTTTTAAAAGTGATCCTTCTTCCTTTTTTTATATATATTTTATTGTTTATTTTTAAATTAAAAGATAATATTTCACCTTTTAATGCATTATTAAACAATTTCATTTTTATATCATTTTTCTTTATAACAAAATTTATTTTTTTAAAAAAAATTCTTAAAATATCTTCTGTACTATATTTTAAAGATCTTAAAATAATACTAATTGGTAATTTTCTTCTTCTATCTATTCGGAAAAACAAGTTATCTTTTGAATCAAACTCAAAATCTAACCAAGATCCACGATATGGTATAATTCTAGCGTTATATAAAATTTTTCCTGAGGAATTATTTTTACCTTTATCACTATCAAAAAAAACACCAGGGCTTCTATGTAACTGAGAAACAACAACTCTTTCTGTACCGTTAATCATAAAAGTTCCATTTTTAGTCATTAAAGGTATTTCTCCCATATATACTTCTTGTTCTTTAGAATTTTTAATTATTTTTTTTGTAGTGTCTGATTCATATATAATTAATTTTAATTTTACACGAAGAGGTACAGAATAAGTTAATCCTCTAAGTTTGCATTCTTTTACATTGAATATTTTTTTTCCTAATGAATAACTTAAATATCTTAACTCAGAATTATTATTATAACTTTTAATAGGAAAAATAGATTTAAAAGCTGATTCTAAACCATTAGATTTTTTAGTGTCTTTTTTAATAAATTTTTCGAATGATTTTAACTGTATTGCAAGAAGATATGGTATATTTAAAACTTTAGGGGTTTTTCTGAAATCTTTACGAATTCTTTTTTTTTCTGTATATGAGTAATACATGAAAATTCCTTTAAAAACTTTTATTTGTTATAAAAATACAAATATAAATGTGTTTCTACAAAATAAAATAATTAATAAAAATATTTAAAATAATTTTAATAAAAATTTTTAAACTTATAAAAAAGCTGGTGATCAAAATATCACCAGCTATAAAATATATTCTATATTAATTGTGATAAAAAATTTTATTTAATTTCCACTTCAGCTCCAGATGATTCTAACAATTTTTTAAAAGATTCAGCTTCTTGTTTATTAATGCGTTCTTTTATATTTACAGGAGCTGATTCTACTAAATCTTTGGCTTCTTTTAATCCTAAACTAGTAGAACTGCGTACAGCTTTTATCACTGCTATTTTGTTGTTTCCAATATTCTTGAGAAACACATCAAATTCTGTTTTAGATTCTTCATTTTTCTTTTGACTGGAATTACCGTTATTGTTCAATAAATCTGTATATGATACTTTAAATTTTTTTTCCATGTCAGAAACTAAATCTACGATTTCCATAACCGACATTTTTGATATTGATTCTAAAATTTGTTCTTTGCTAATAGACATAATTATTATTCCTAAACTACATAAATATACTTATTTAATCAAAATAAAATATATAATTATTTTTTTATATTTTTGATAGCAAGTATTGTTAACATTAATTTGGTTATAGAAGATGTTTTTATAATTAATAAAAGTCTTGATAATGATTCATTATATGTTGGTATAGATGATAATTTATTTATTTCTTGTTTTTTAAAAAATTTACCCTCAAAACAAGCACCTTTTATTTTTATTTTATTATTTTTTTTTATAAAATTAGTTAAAATACGTGCTGCAGCTCCGGGGTGATCTAAAGAATAAGCAATTATAGTTGGACCAGATAAAATTTTTTGTAAACAAGAAAATTGTGTATTTTTTATTATTTTAGACAACAAAGTATTTTTTACTACTTTTATAAAAACTTTTTTTTTGTTAGATAACTTACGTATTTTTGTCATTTCGTTTGCAGTTATGTATGTTATATCTGCAATGACGGCTGAAGTTGCTAAATTAGATATTTTTGTAAATTTCTTAATGATATTTCTTTTTTCTTGAATTTTTAAAGGCATTCTTACAATCCTTTTTTATTCTTTTTGCATTTTAATATAATTTTATATAAAATATAGTTCAAATATATTGAATATTTTTTTAATATTTAATAACGAAATTATAAAATTTATTATTAAATCAAATTGGTAATATTAAAAGACAATCCCATAGTACTGGACATACTAACCTTTTTAATATATATTCCTTTGGAATTGTTTGGTTTATTTTTTTTAATCACATCTATAAATTTATAAAAATTTTCTTTTATTTTAAAATTTTCAAAAGAAATTTTGCCAATTGTGGAATGAATAATACCATTTTTATCATTTTTATATTTAATTTGTCCAGATATAATATTATTAATTGTTTTATTAATATCATTAGTTATGGTACCAAATTTTACATTAGGCATTAAATTTCTTGGTCCTAAAATAGGAGCAAATTTAATTAATTTTTTTATATATTCTTTTGTAGTAATTAATGTATCAAAATCAAAATTTTTTTTTTGTATTTTTTTTGTAATACTGTTAATACCAATAATGTGATCTTTTTTCATATATTTATACATTTTAACATCTGATTTTTGTGCGAAAACTGCTATTTTTGTTTTTTTATTTATGTTGTAAGGTAATATTATAATACCTTTTACATTTTGATCATTTTTTTTAGAGTCAATTCCTAAATTAATAGCAATATCAATACTTTCGTTAAATTTAACTAAAGACATTTTTTTTATGATGTCTATAACTT is from Buchnera aphidicola (Taiwanaphis decaspermi) and encodes:
- the rpoC gene encoding DNA-directed RNA polymerase subunit beta', whose translation is MKKTNVKVNNRIEEFNSIKIALASPDMIRSWSFGEVKKPETINYRTFKPERDGLFCSRIFGPIKDYECLCGKYKRLKHRGVICEKCGVEVTQTKVRRDRMGHIELASPTAHIWFLKSLPSRIGLLLDMPLRDIERILYFESYVVIDENTSSLEKKQILTEEQYLDALEEFGEEFDAKMGAEAIQLLLKDINLVNECKMLKEELNNINSETKKKKITKRIKILESFIQSENKPEWMILTVLPILPPDLRPLVPLDGGRFATSDLNDLYRRVINRNNRLKRLLDLSAPDIIVRNEKRMLQEAVDALLDNGRRGRAITGSNKRPLKSLADMIKGKQGRFRQNLLGKRVDYSGRSVITVGPYLKLNQCGLPKKMALELFKPFIFGKLENKGLATTIKSAKRMVDREENIVWDVLEEVISNHPVLLNRAPTLHRLGIQAFEPILIEGKAIQLHPLVCAAYNADFDGDQMAVHIPLTKKSQLEAKSLMMSTNNILSPANGEPIIVPSQDVILGLYYMTRKKINAVGEGMILRNSEEAEKVYFSNIAELHAKVKVRINEYKLNINKNYIKKTKLVKTTIGRAILWKIVPKGLPYKIVNKTLGKKSVSQMINMCYRILGLKYTVKFADNIMYTGFNYAAKSGSSVGIDDMIIPNKKQKIILEAEQEVTEIQEQFQSGLVTNNERYNKVIDIWTSANEKVAKAMMENISIEKVKNRKNIEKKQTSFNSIFMMADSGARGSAAQIRQLAGMRGLMAKPDGSIIETPITANFREGLNVLQYFISTHGARKGLADTALKTANSGYLTRRLVDVAQDLVVTEDDCKTNKGILMTPVIEGGDVKEPLRERVLGRVTMEDILEKKTKKVLIYKNTLLDEKYCDILDKNSIDMVKVRSVVNCETNFGVCAQCYGRDLARGKLVKKGEAIGVIAAQSIGEPGTQLTMRTFHIGGAASRAATESSIQVKNTGTIKINNSKSVINSSGKIIITSRNVEIQILDDVYRIKESYKVPYGSVINKNDGEQVITGETIANWDPHTMPVITEVSGYVKFVDMIEGQSIVKQADELTGLSSIIVLDTSERTTIAKDLRPAIEIINNYGENVLISGTDMPAKYFLPGKSIIQLDDNVYINAGDTLARIPQESSGTKDITGGLPRVADLFEARKPKELAILSEISGVISFGKETKGKRRLIITSLNNENSYEEMIPKWRQLNVFEGEQINKGDVISDGPESPHDILRLRGVQEVTKYIINEVQEVYRLQGVKINDKHIEVIVRQMLRKAIIINSGESDFLEGEQVEYSKIKSYNNKLSSLKKIKVTFQRELLGITKASLATESFISAASFQETTRVLTESAIAGKKDNLRGLKENVIVGRLIPSGTGYEYHKVRLKNKKNKKIIFEKKIKSKKISAEEASANLSQLLNSNIFTKIYNKQ
- the rpoB gene encoding DNA-directed RNA polymerase subunit beta, coding for MYYSYTEKKRIRKDFRKTPKVLNIPYLLAIQLKSFEKFIKKDTKKSNGLESAFKSIFPIKSYNNNSELRYLSYSLGKKIFNVKECKLRGLTYSVPLRVKLKLIIYESDTTKKIIKNSKEQEVYMGEIPLMTKNGTFMINGTERVVVSQLHRSPGVFFDSDKGKNNSSGKILYNARIIPYRGSWLDFEFDSKDNLFFRIDRRRKLPISIILRSLKYSTEDILRIFFKKINFVIKKNDIKMKLFNNALKGEILSFNLKINNKIYIKKGRRITFKNIRRLYKDKIKEITLPIEYLIGKTIAKDYFDIKNKECIFLANTEISQEIIKKIKKKKINNIEIIITNDIDCGSYISDTLKIDVTNDYIGSLFEIYRMMRPGEPPTKEASENLFNNLFFSVEKYDLSPVGRMKFNSSLNKNTKYGSGVLNNKDIINVIKKLINIRNGKGEIDDIDHLGNRRIRSVGEMTENQFRVGLIRVERAVKEKLSSVDIDSLTPQDMINAKPISSSIKEFFNSSQLSQFMDQNNPLAEITHKRRISALGVGGLTRERAGFEVRDVHPTHYGRVCPIETPEGPNIGLINSLSVYAQTNKYGFLETPYRKVFNSIVSNDIKYLSAIEENKYIIAQANTKINKNGHFLEDLVICRHKGESRLFHKKLVNYMDVSTQQIVSVGASLIPFLEHDDANRALMGSNMQRQAVPTIKSEKPLVGTGMERSVAIDSGVTVIAKRSGVVQFMDSSKIVIKVDKKEIKNEDFEIDIYNLTKYTRSNQNTCINQRPCVSLNDQIKKNDVLADGPSTDLGELALGQNMRVAFMPWNGYNFEDSILISEKIVQDDRFTTIHIQELLCISRDTKLGAEEITSDIPNVGEHALSKLDESGIVYIGAEIKGGDILVGKVTPKGETQLTPEEKLLRAIFGEKASDVKDSSLRVPNGVYGTVIDVQIFTREGVKKDKRTIEIENMKLKQIDKDLFEEFKILEEVIFYNIKNFLISLNINEKLINNIRKKELLQYKLNNKKDKKILIEFQRKHSKLKKIFEKKIKIKKNKITQGDDLSPGILKIVKVYLAVKRQIQTGDKMAGRHGNKGVISKINPVEDMPYDENGIPVDIVLNPLGVPSRMNIGQILETHLGMAAKGIGNKINHILKKQKNFFKLKKFMQKAYDLGDNIRQKVNLNNFSKTEIYELAQNLKDGLPISTPVFDGAKEKEIKKLLKLSNLPTSGQIKLFDGRTGEPFERLVTVGYMYMLKLNHLIDDKMHARSTGSYSLVTQQPLGGKAQFGGQRFGEMEVWALEAYGAAYSLQEMLTVKSDDVSGRTKMYKNIVDGNHRMEPGMPESFNVLLKEIRSLGINIELED
- the rplL gene encoding 50S ribosomal protein L7/L12, with translation MSISKEQILESISKMSVMEIVDLVSDMEKKFKVSYTDLLNNNGNSSQKKNEESKTEFDVFLKNIGNNKIAVIKAVRSSTSLGLKEAKDLVESAPVNIKERINKQEAESFKKLLESSGAEVEIK
- the rplJ gene encoding 50S ribosomal protein L10 encodes the protein MPLKIQEKRNIIKKFTKISNLATSAVIADITYITANEMTKIRKLSNKKKVFIKVVKNTLLSKIIKNTQFSCLQKILSGPTIIAYSLDHPGAAARILTNFIKKNNKIKIKGACFEGKFFKKQEINKLSSIPTYNESLSRLLLIIKTSSITKLMLTILAIKNIKK
- the rplA gene encoding 50S ribosomal protein L1, coding for MKKTIKRIKKIKKKCSLKKRYNNLEEVIDIIKKMSLVKFNESIDIAINLGIDSKKNDQNVKGIIILPYNINKKTKIAVFAQKSDVKMYKYMKKDHIIGINSITKKIQKKNFDFDTLITTKEYIKKLIKFAPILGPRNLMPNVKFGTITNDINKTINNIISGQIKYKNDKNGIIHSTIGKISFENFKIKENFYKFIDVIKKNKPNNSKGIYIKKVSMSSTMGLSFNITNLI